A window of the Choristoneura fumiferana chromosome 30, NRCan_CFum_1, whole genome shotgun sequence genome harbors these coding sequences:
- the LOC141444510 gene encoding uncharacterized protein has translation VSTRSSLNRHLKIHTGVKPYKCTVCDKKFSENGKLIIHMRIHSGERPYKCTLCPSKFYTSDKLKVHMRIHSGERPYECTVCASKFYEKSVLKVHMRVHSGEKPYECTVCGSKFVTSSVLKVHMRIHTGDKPYECTVCGSKFSRGGPLKNHMRIHSGEKPFHCTKCESKFRESGALSNHMKLHSGEKPHQCTMCDSKFYRSDSLRNHIMRIHTGQKPYTVYGIPNCTECDTKFCRSDSLKNI, from the coding sequence GTATCCACTAGGAGCTCATTGAATCGGCACCTAAAAATTCATACCGGGGTAAAACCGTACAAATGTACTGTTTGTGACAAAAAATTTAGTGAAAATGGAAAACTAATAATACACATGAGAATTCATAGCGGAGAGCGACCGTACAAATGTACTTTATGTCCCTCAAAATTTTACACAAGTGACAAACTAAAAGTTCATATGAGAATTCACAGCGGAGAGCGACCGTATGAATGTACTGTATGCGCctcaaaattttatgaaaagaGCGTACTAAAAGTTCATATGAGAGTTCACAGCGGAGAGAAACCGTATGAATGTACTGTATGTGGCTCAAAATTTGTCACTAGCAGTGTATTGAAAGTTCATATGAGAATTCATACTGGAGATAAACCGTATGAATGTACTGTATGTGGCTCAAAATTTAGTAGAGGCGGGCCACTAAAAAATCATATGAGAATTCATAGTGGAGAGAAGCCGTTTCATTGTACTAAATGTGAATCAAAATTTAGGGAAAGCGGAGCACTTAGCAATCATATGAAACTTCATAGCGGAGAAAAACCTCATCAGTGTACTATGTGTGATTCAAAATTTTACAGAAGCGATTCACTTAGAAATCATATTATGAGAATTCATACTGGACAAAAACCGTATACGGTATACGGTATACCTAACTGTACTGAATGTGATACAAAATTTTGTAGAAGCGATTCACtaaaaaacatatga